The following are encoded together in the bacterium genome:
- a CDS encoding STAS domain-containing protein, which translates to MDITQELTQQAATFVFKGAFTFSDHEDIKGVLDACQPPVEQVTLDFRAVNFVDSAALGMLLLVKDEAEKHSIKLSIRGAQEQPMQMFQISRFNELFDLVA; encoded by the coding sequence ATGGATATTACGCAGGAACTCACCCAGCAGGCAGCCACTTTCGTTTTCAAGGGCGCCTTCACCTTTTCCGATCACGAAGATATCAAGGGCGTGCTGGATGCATGCCAGCCGCCGGTTGAGCAGGTCACGCTGGATTTTCGCGCGGTGAATTTTGTGGATTCCGCCGCCCTTGGCATGCTGCTGCTGGTGAAGGACGAGGCCGAGAAACATAGCATCAAACTCAGCATCCGCGGCGCACAGGAACAGCCGATGCAGATGTTTCAGATTTCACGCTTCAACGAATTGTTCGAC